Below is a genomic region from Cyprinus carpio isolate SPL01 chromosome B6, ASM1834038v1, whole genome shotgun sequence.
GTATGGGGTTCCAAATTCAGCAATGGTTTTGTTTGACTGTGAACCATGACCTTTACCCTTTGCCATCCTGACCCTTCCTGTCCTCTGACCCACAGCTGGTGGGCTGGAGCAGCGCTGAATGCTTGCCAAGCATCCAGATCTAAATCCAGCAGACTGCACACTGCTGGACTATTACACTGCTGTGCACAGCACAAAACACCAGCTTTACTACAGCAGTGACAGTATTCAGTGGAATCACTGGTTTGCAGACACAGAAGATGGTAATGCTGACAAACTCAAGAACCAGTGATACTTCAGTTGAATGAGCAGAAAagagataataataaaatgacaacagTCACTTTTAGGGTGAAAACAGAGGATGAATGTGCTAATTAAGGATGGAGATGATATATAAAGGAATGGAGATGAAGCCAGGAAGAGAGTGCTTATATAAGCAGCGGAGGGAGTcatttgacctctgacctgtggCTGGGTTGAACAGTTAATGTCAGGCACCACCGCATCTTCAAGCAGGTTAATGATGTTGTCCTGTTTCACCTCCTGAGATGAAGCCGGCCTGGGCGGCCGTGACACCGGCGGTCCTTCTCTGGACTgccacatcaacacacacatgcagatacaCACAAGCAGGAGGAAAATACATAACACACTGAGGGTAAAAACACCAAACCAGAAGCGcttattgttagttttttatgtgtgtaaCATGCTGAGTTTACTTAAACACACTCATGTTTACCTAATTATCTACAAATCACAGACTCAATTGTAAGGCAGTGTTGTAATttttaactacaactaaaactactaaaaaataatataatataataatattagatgaaaaacataactaagtataaataaatgaaaacaaaataatgatttgaatattaataaatactataacagtttataaaaataaatagctcaAATAACaagaagctgaaataaaataatgaattttaggTGAAAGCCCTaaaatttgtataaatgtattgaCAATGAAACAAAATTTTGAGCTCTGTCACTAAAgctaaaacagaattaaaataaatccaaGCTAAATAGATctattaaaaagaatgaaaatgactaaagcacataacaaaattcctaaaacttaaactaaaattaaaataaaactacaattttaaaaatatgattaaatactatgatagtatataaataattctagatTATAAatcacttatttaaaatgtatttaaacccCATTGCAATGTatgatgtataaatgtataaaaaagggCTTGGTTTTATTCTGCTTCTTTAGTTTCAAACATACTGTAtgacattataaacaaacaaaacataaaacagcacaTAAAAACATCAGCTCTCTCACAGTACCTTTGCTGGTGATTTAGGGGCATCTGACCCAGACTCTGAGAGGTTGTGATTGGCTGCTTCTTCACTGCATGAAAAACACACCGGTAAATAAATACTCCTCTTGGCATTAGACGTTCATGAGTGTCTTGACTGAAATAGATCACTAGGTGGCAGAACAGATCAGTGTTAATACTGCAGGCAGATTGGTTGAAATCACTACCATGCACAATTACTGCATTTCAAAGACATTCCAGACATGCAGTTCTATTTTTGTTTGAGCATGTACACACAGCCCTGTGCAAGCAGCAATTTTCAATAACAAACAAGTGttagtgcatttttaataaatcagctGTGATTTGcaccaaaaattttattttttgttttattttacaaatggaGGAAAAACACACGCTtctcaagaaaaaataaatgtttctcagaCATTTCTTTAGAAGAAGGCCTGAGAGCCAAAACATTGGTTTTTcttccatggaaaaaaaaataaaacagctgaatttctcaaatcattaaaaagatttaaataacaaAACGATTTTATATGAGACGAGAGAGCGTGGTGTAAATAACCTTGTTGAAGTGCAtctttaatgcaattaatgttgcataaacacacataaaacatagGAGCTGTTACCTCTTCCCAGTGCTTGCTGTTGGGACACTTTTTCTGTGGGTTATTTGGGGAAGCGTTGGTTTAATTTACAAGGAAAACAAGAACTCGCACATCAGTGTGCTTAACTACAGGAAACCAGAAGTGTCTATACAGACAAGAAATATCCCAGGATAAAAGCACTCACTTGGCTAGACGCTGCTCATCCAGTTTGGTCATAATATCACTCAGATTCTGGTTcagctgtgtgtgagagagtgcaaCATACCCTGGTAACCAACAACAATAATCTCATTTATCCCTTGTTAATAAGTCTCTTATCATCGGCTCACTTTGCCCATGTCCCTGTGAAATTTTTCCTCCAGGCCGGCAACGCTCTGGAATGTGTTAACATAGATGCCAACACGACtgcagagaaaaaagagaaaatgacaaGTCAACATCAGTTATGTACTTGTCATGAACACATAAGAAGAATATTTGCACCACTTTTCATTATGATCTCTCAAGCTCAAAAAAGGACAAATAACAACGTTAAAGTATCATAAAAACAGGACTCATGCTATATTGCATGTCTTAAGTCATACAGGTCAACAGTTTAGGCTCAATAATACCccgtttattgaaataaaatacacatttaattggcaagaatgcattaaataaaaaagtgacagtaaagacttaattaaaaataaattagaaaacatttcatttcaaattgtgcaaatattttacaatattacgttttttactctttaatcaaataaaggtagctttgtgtgaggaacacaaTCTCTGTTGTAGATATTGTATGgcttttataaagtatttttgtcctttttgtagcTTGTCAGATGTGATCACTTCAAATTgttattatatggaaaagagatgtgtgaaaatattacaaaattatccttttgtattccacagaaaaaaatttacAGCAGCACATAAAGTTTAgaacattattcatttttaggtgaactattcctttaaaatgaatAAGAGAGATAAACAGAGATCATGGCAGGGTGAATAGCTGGTTATTACCTGTCCCACAGGGTGGGAAGTTCCTCCTGGAGATCATAATTGATCTCCTCAAATACCTTCTGAGCCCTGCCCAACTCTTCCTCagcctaaacacacacaaacacatcaacacacatgGTCATTAGGCTAAACACActataattatgaaaatacatatacaaagAATTTCATGAGGAAGCCACACTGTGAGTGGGTGTGGACTGTGAGTAGGTGGGTGGAGTTATGCAGATTAAGGGAGGGTTTACAGGCTGAGTGACAGAAGAGTCACCTGGCTTCTCGAGAGGTTAGTTTGAGCGATTTGGTGTGCTGTAATTATTCCCTGAGCCCAGCCGGGAGCAGCCCTCTCCACCAGAGCCAGAGGCTAGACGTGCAGCAAAGAGAGAACAGCGACAAACACACTGGAGTGCTGATGTGAGCTCACAGAATCTCATCATGCAAGATAACAGCTTGTGCAAATGCACACATACACTAACTCAAGCACACAAACTGACTGCAATACATGAATTATGTATTGTTATAGCAATAAGTTGGTTAGTTAACAAGGGTTAAGGACAAAAAGCCAGATAGTACAGCATACATTAAAGGTGGAACGAGCATCCGGTACCTTGGCAATTTTGGCCTCatcttttttcttgcttttctgtATAGAGGCAAAATGATGTCTGGCACTGTCAAAATCTACCAGCTTCCTTTCACGCTTAGCGATGCGAGCCTGCAGAGGGAGTCAGAGAATCACAAGTCCATCTAACACAGCAGTAACTAGCTACTGTAAATAGTCAATGGCTGTAAATGGTTCCCAGGGTGTTGTTGTAAGGTTGTGAGTGTTGCTAGGGGGCTCTTGCTATGTAATGCATCTGCATGCTGGTGTCTAGATATGGCTAGAACCCTACTTCAGTGTAAAGCCCTATTTGAGAAAtaattgtttctcatggggatgtctgcaaaaataaatttgcatgGGACACTGTCGATAAAAGTCATGCATTCTTATGGTGATTCACATCACGATGCTACAGTTGAGCTGTTATGGATTGGATTgctcatatttaatttaatgacaggacaaaaaatgattttattatttaaagtattttaaaaataggaTGATCAATGCACTATAGATTAAATGGCTTTTTGTCTTGCATTTTACCTCTCAAAttgatgtaatttaaaaaatgtggaaattagcaaaaatgttttatttataagtaaaCTCTTATTTACCAATCAGCCAatagttgtttttaaaatcagtatcagccaaaaaaaaataataataattaaatcctattggtgcatccctaataataatgacccatttaaaaaattatacatgatttttttttctttttttttttcttaacagctCCTATTTAGTGTAGTGGAACTGTGATGAAATAAAATCCTTGTAAACATTTTCCAGCATAAAAGTgtccatatttaaaatgcatgcacatTACCACAAAGCAAAACCATTACTCTACGGTGCTTGGCAGCGATCAAAAGACATTTACAAAACTACTTTTTGACTGATcccttcttgtaaactcagagatgtggattcacactgcaattaaattaccacacagCCTTGGTGTTTgacaaaaaacagtaggtaatttagCTGGGAATTTTTACGCGGGTGAAAAAAACCCAGACATACTGAATTTGGACAGCAATAAAATCACTGAGTAGTtcctgtaaatgttgaaatgcttACATGTACCACttattaaagcaaaaacaaacccTTATGTCTGGAAATTGAGCCAAATATGTGTCCATGGAAATGAGGGCATTGTCCACAAGATTCTGGTGGAAATCTTGCCACAGGAGGTCAGTGTCCTGTAAAACAAATATGATCAGACACATACAGAAAGACAAatactctcacactctctctctcacacacaaactgacAAACCACTGAGgacaaaagtctaaatatatgTGTACAGAACTATTCTAAAATAGAGTTCACTGCAGTAGCACTGCTCTAGCATCACCAGCACCAGCTCTAGACTAAACCATCATGTTTACCTCCAGATTATTATCCATTTCTTTCTCTATCATCTCCTTTAATCACAGACGGATGGGAGAGTGGAAGAAATcaaagaaatgtagaaaacacAATCAATTTGCAGATTAATAAGTCAACAGAGATCTAAACATCAGTGTGGACAGCAGCGATCCTTCACTTGCATACAGtctaaaagaatagttcacccaaaatggaaatttgcagttttttttgtttgtttgttgaatttactcaccttcaggtcatccaagatgtagatgagtttgtttctttattgataCAGAATTGGAGAAATTcagtattacataatttttgcaacagtggatgctctgcagtgaatgggtgccgtcagaatgagagtccaaacatctgataaaaaaaaaatactccacacttttgttttgtttttatcagctgtttgaactacATCTTAGACGGCCTGAGGGTGACTACATTGttagaatgttttcatttttgggatgtAGAATTAAACTATACACTtctgtttggggtcggtaagatttttaaaaatgtgaaatgttcacCATGGCTGATTtatctgataataaaaaaaaaacttaaaaactacaatattgtgaaatattattagaaattaaaatgactgttttatatttgaatacattttaaaatgtaatttaatcctgtgatgcaatgattttttttttggtttgtttttttttaaatgttttttaaaagtctcttatgccctCCACAGCTTGATATATGAAATTAAAtcgtaattattttttttttaacagtgttggAAACAGTATTGCTGCttgatatatttgtggaaactgtgattattattttctctctcaaaaaaaaaaaaaaaaaaaaactggccctaaacttttgaatggtagagtatagGCCTATTCAAATGCTGGCAGATTTTGGTATCTTAGCACATATGGGATACGTATGAGACTTGAATAAATTGAATCTAGTCTCCTAGATCATTAACATTTTTCTCTGGCTCTTCTGAAACTCTACAAGAGACACATTTAAGGTTACTGTGGCCCTTTTGCATAGTATGTGAGAATCAAGAGACTTAAGAAGAAACAACTGACGTATTGAAGAGATTTTCCTTTCCTATGAGATTTTTCACACTGAAAACACTAATGTCACACAATCCAGACAGAGTGTTTTGCTCTGCCAGTGACATCCTTACACACCTCCGCGATGGAGTCCACTTCCTCTTTGCCAAACCACTCAGGGTCATACATTTCTGCCAGACAGTCCTGCAGACGCTTCGAACACTCGTGCATGGCTGCGGAAACAAAAAAACAGGTCAGCTAAGAGACAGTCATTGACACAGATGACTGCTCAATCACTCAACCCAACACACATCTTTCAGAGAAGTGAGAACTGCTGTGGGCACAGGGGAGGAAGCTGAGGCGATGGGGCTGTGCATTAGGGCAGCACACTATAGAGTCTGCTGTAAAAGGAAAAAGGCTGTCTGCTTACTTTTCATTTCTTTACTGTACTATCACTCACCAGTGGTTAAAGTGGTAGTTCATCCGTAAATGAAAATGCTGccttatattgtatattgtacagATTGATgttatggtgagtaaatgatgacagtgtttaatttttaggtgaactatccctttaagagcaaaACAGTATGCCCAGACCCGAAAACACTTTCCACATGTTTACAACCTAGAAAGAATTTGTGACTCCCTTATCTCTGACACAGAGGCAGGTAGAGCTATAGATGCAGGACTGAGTATGTTCAGTCACAATCTTCTGTTTTGCTTTTAGAGAAGCTCCTGTATTTTATCTGGGATTATGTTTTTGGACATGATTGTGTTTGCATTTTCTTTAAAACTGACTGAATTGGCTTTCTCTAAATGATGTCATATGCCACTACAAAGACATTAAAAGCATAGCTCACCCCATCCCCAAATAAGGAACCATGTCATCGTTTACTTACCTTCAAGTcatgtaagaaaaatattatgattttctttcttctatggaacataaaaaaatatattttgaataatgtcagCGTTTtcgttcatacaatgaaagtcaatggttaCCAAGATATATTCTTTTGGGTTCCACAgcagaatgaaagtcatacaggtttggaacaacaggagggtgagtaaatgataattgAATGTTAATTAAACTCTCGTTGAactcttttattaaaatatatacacagacacacaattaGAGTCTTACTTTTCACTGCCGCCATATATGCCTTCAAGTCTTTCTGCAATTTGGTGCCATCAGCCTGCAGATATAGATCAGAGAGAAGAAACCACCACTAGATATTTATGAACTACGATGAGGGTTAGAGGTCAGATGTCAAGGCATGGAGTATATTAAGGAGGGGGGTCAGAGGGGGTGAAGGTTTAAGGCTCTTACCAGCTGCTTGTTGAATTTGGCCACTTCCTCCTCAAATGCTGTGTCTTTTGTTTCATCCGCCTTTCCCAACTTCTGCAACACCTATCAGAGGGCAACACAAAACAGGCGACATCATACATCATACATATGGTACACAACTTCTGCTTTACTGACTTGCGTTTGTGGGGACCAAGGCGAGaatttataaatatcataatCTAACAACACCAAAAGTGATTTTCCTTTGTAAATGAAAGTGCTAAAAAAATCCACATTCTAAGTAATTTGAATTCATGTGAAAAGACTGGATTAGTTGCATCATGTCCCTCAAATCAGCTAATTAATATAGAACTTATCACACTgtatcaaagactatagaatactcAAGACGTGTCACTCCTATAGTTTTGAAAATGcagcaggaagccccgccttctgaatgaaagagccaattgctatagaagtcccggttgctatagaaacagtcagcattccgAGACGTGCTCTAAGCACTACGCATGCGCACTCGCTGATCTAGCCCAAAAAAATTGAGCATTTGAGCaatgaaacaacatttatgatactgttgttgtcagatttctctGGTGATGtcaaatataaaattcaattgtaagtttggtgaacagttttggagaatttaatGCTTCCCCATTCAAAGacataggagttgcacttgcatgcccaaGCGACGTTtaaaagatggccgccgagtgacatgacttgtcttaaaagggaCTTTGACTGTACCAGGTTAGAACTGAATGAAAACCATAAAAGGCCTACAGTCAGTGTGTGTCCTAAACAGATGTGACATGACAAAGCGACAAGCAAAAACAGTTATCTGTGCCATGTGTATATGAATTTCTGTCAAACTAATGAACTTGTTTATTGTgattaacagtaataataatcaatctaattatttattattattattattattattattattattattatacattggTGTCAGGTTTAACCAcatcatataatttacattactGCTTTAATAACTTCTTCAGCAGCTGTCAAACATTTTGCAGGACATAGACttcacaattttttaatgcatttttaatttaaaacaaaggaAAAGCGCAGTCTTAAGAGTgtagatgtgtatgtgtgtcttaaAAAGGTGGCAAGAAACAGGGTCTTAGATGCCCAGCCACCACAAATGGTGCTTTCAGTATCAGTTCCATATTCCTCTTCCCCATGAAGAACGCTGACATACAGTAACTGTTCATAAAAAATGAAACTTATTCAAGGAGACTTACACTGAGTTCCCGAGAACTGAGTGTGTCATTGACTGCACTTTACTTTCTTGCcatgcacacatacaaacaccTGCCAAAAGTTCAAAGCACAATGTCCTTTTATTCCAAAAGAATTTCCATTATACAAGACATAACTATTTCCTAGCAGATTTAATTACGCACATTTCCTTTAGTTCAGATTGCACTACTTCCTGTCCAACATGTCTGCGGTAGTGCTTGAATCCGGTTCTATTTATTCAGAGGTCATTTCCTTTTCCTTCTGCTCCCCCATATCAACTCCTGGCAGCATATTAAACATGCCATGCCGTTTGTGACCCAAAGACATTGGTCTTCGTCAGCCTGACACGGACAACAGTACAGCACATCCTATGACGTCTGCTTCATAATGTCAAAAGATGAAAGGATGAAGTTTCTcaaatttttctattttcaaatgCTTTCTAAAAAGTTTAATATGCAAAGACAAATATAAGAAAGCCATCTGAATGCTAATATACTTAACAGTTTGGGATGGGACTGTCTGACTAATGGAAGATGGAATTTTCACTTCTCTGCTACTAAAAACTACATCAGTTTCAATAAATTGCTGCACATAACAGAAAACTTTGTGCGTTCTGTtcatttttgtaacaaatgtcaGATATaactaaatagaaaaatacagtaagtTCCAGAGAAGTTCCTTGTCTAGCAGAGCAAAAGAATTCAATAAAGCTTTGCGGGGAAATCACAGTTACCTCTAATCTCCCACTGGCTTTCTCTTGGCCTATATTAATAAAGGCCGTGTCAGCTGTGCTCTTCTTGAAGAATGTATGAATGTGTATTACTGTGCAGGGAGTGTTTGAAAGCTGATCCTGAATGCATTGCAGCAGGACCCCTCCCTCGAGCCCCCTGACATCTTAAAATACAGCGGCCTGGATCTGTGTCATGATGACCTGTGCTCCCTGTGCAGTAGAGCAGAGCTGGGATGAAGGCATTCTCTCTGACTCAGAGGTCTTCCAGGAACACTGGATATGACTGTACTCACTGAGCTGGTGGTCTTACAGGATAAATTGATTTGGATTTTATAAGATAGAAGATGATTTATGTCACTCACTACTTActcaaaattcactttaaattttCTGAAATAGAGCAATATCCATTAATATGACTATCAGTAAATTTTGTTAATACTGAGTTTTGTTTAGGAGTCAAGCAGACATGGCTAttggtcaataaaaaaaataaaaaaagattattcaaTTAATCAGGCTGGCTAGTATATCAGTTATTTGGTCTGTATCTAATAGGAaaacactactattcaaaaattggagggttgataagattttttaatgtttttgaacgtttcttatactcaccaaggccctatttatttgatcaaaaatacattaagacaataagattgtgaaatattaatataatttaaaataatctgttttaatattctattaaattctataataatattgtaaaataggctataatttaatcctgtgattacaaaactgaatttttaggatgattactccagtcttcagtgtcacatgatccttcagaaatcattctaatatgctgatttactgctgaaaaatttcttattattatcaatgttgaaaacagttgtgctgattaatatttttgtgggcaAACCATTTTTTCcaggatactttgataaatacAATGTCAaatgaacagaatttatttgaaattttttgaaacataaatgtgaccctggaccacaaaaccagtcataagggtaatttttttttttaattgagattcatacattattcataaataagctttccattgatgtatggtttgttaggataggacaatatttggccgagatacaactatttgaaaatctggaaactgagggtgcaaaaaaaaaaaaatcaaaatcttgagaaaattgcctttaaagttgtccgaatgaagttcttaacaatgcatattactaattaaaaataatttttttatatatttatggtaggaaatttacaatatatcttcattggaacatgatctttacttaatatcgtaatgatttttggcatgaaagaaaaatggacccatacaatgtattgttggccattgctacaaatatacctgtgctacttatgaatggttttgtgctccagggtcacaaatgtcttTGATGTCactcttttgatcaattaaaggcaaccttactgaataaaaatattaattttgaactGGCGATGAGTCGTTAGTGAATGATTTGAATCATGTTTATTAATCTGTTTTCTTTCCTAAATCAAAACACGGGTGCTGATAATATTAGATGCTATGCAgctaattatacataaaataagcTCTGTTCATACAAGTTGTGTTGTGTGCAACTTCACCCAAACGCAGCATTGATGAGAAGATCACATCATTCTGCCAACTTCATTGTTGAATTTCATGCAACTAAATGAACTAATTTATTCTTTTATGAgaaggaaaaatatttattttcaatatccAAATTCCTTGAGTGCATCCATGTGCATTCTTTGATCATACTGCACAATAGGAAATCATAATAATTCAGCAAAAGATAAATTATGAGAAACATAAACGATTAGTTCACCTCCAGAGTCCGGAGTTTTTTATGTAATAGATGCACAATGAAAATCGTTGATTAATGACCCACCACAAGCGGTTTTAAAAGCACCACAAGTGATATATTCTTTAGGAAGTTCTATTCCGAGAGCacttaataaatttaaaaccatAAACAAAGGCATTTcctatgaaaaatataaaaatatcctgACTTTCTCACCTTTTGTTCAGTTACACTTCTGCTCTGGCTTCTGTACTCTTCTGT
It encodes:
- the bin1b gene encoding myc box-dependent-interacting protein 1b isoform X6, with protein sequence MAEVGKGVNAGKLASNVQKRITRAQEKVLQKLGKADETKDTAFEEEVAKFNKQLADGTKLQKDLKAYMAAVKTMHECSKRLQDCLAEMYDPEWFGKEEVDSIAEEMIEKEMDNNLEDTDLLWQDFHQNLVDNALISMDTYLAQFPDIRARIAKRERKLVDFDSARHHFASIQKSKKKDEAKIAKPLALVERAAPGWAQGIITAHQIAQTNLSRSQAEEELGRAQKVFEEINYDLQEELPTLWDSRVGIYVNTFQSVAGLEEKFHRDMGKLNQNLSDIMTKLDEQRLAKKSVPTASTGKSEEAANHNLSESGSDAPKSPAKSREGPPVSRPPRPASSQEVKQDNIINLLEDAVVPDINCSTQPQNEVPTVTNGSSDGELPPSVLYKVKVLHDYGATDSDELDLKAGDIVYVLPFANPDEQDEGWVMGVKESHWLQNKNLLAKGVFPENFTQKL
- the bin1b gene encoding myc box-dependent-interacting protein 1b isoform X1 translates to MAEVGKGVNAGKLASNVQKRITRAQEKVLQKLGKADETKDTAFEEEVAKFNKQLADGTKLQKDLKAYMAAVKTMHECSKRLQDCLAEMYDPEWFGKEEVDSIAEEMIEKEMDNNLEDTDLLWQDFHQNLVDNALISMDTYLAQFPDIRARIAKRERKLVDFDSARHHFASIQKSKKKDEAKIAKPLALVERAAPGWAQGIITAHQIAQTNLSRSQAEEELGRAQKVFEEINYDLQEELPTLWDSRVGIYVNTFQSVAGLEEKFHRDMGKLNQNLSDIMTKLDEQRLAKKSVPTASTGKSEEAANHNLSESGSDAPKSPAKSREGPPVSRPPRPASSQEVKQDNIINLLEDAVVPDINCSTQPQEASWKPDQTPAADPSQQWDLDEEAAAQTYGQQPWEDEVAPAVQPYEAPHWGEQNSVSAQSGWRSETAAPAQPDWEDDGAERWGKEGSQVGQMQDVDTNWGSGAVQAWEAESEPPQWEELQSNEVPTVTNGSSDGELPPSVLYKVKVLHDYGATDSDELDLKAGDIVYVLPFANPDEQDEGWVMGVKESHWLQNKNLLAKGVFPENFTQKL
- the bin1b gene encoding myc box-dependent-interacting protein 1b isoform X3; translation: MAEVGKGVNAGKLASNVQKRITRAQEKVLQKLGKADETKDTAFEEEVAKFNKQLADGTKLQKDLKAYMAAVKTMHECSKRLQDCLAEMYDPEWFGKEEVDSIAEDTDLLWQDFHQNLVDNALISMDTYLAQFPDIRARIAKRERKLVDFDSARHHFASIQKSKKKDEAKIAKPLALVERAAPGWAQGIITAHQIAQTNLSRSQAEEELGRAQKVFEEINYDLQEELPTLWDSRVGIYVNTFQSVAGLEEKFHRDMGKLNQNLSDIMTKLDEQRLAKKSVPTASTGKSEEAANHNLSESGSDAPKSPAKSREGPPVSRPPRPASSQEVKQDNIINLLEDAVVPDINCSTQPQEASWKPDQTPAADPSQQWDLDEEAAAQTYGQQPWEDEVAPAVQPYEAPHWGEQNSVSAQSGWRSETAAPAQPDWEDDGAERWGKEGSQVGQMQDVDTNWGSGAVQAWEAESEPPQWEELQSNEVPTVTNGSSDGELPPSVLYKVKVLHDYGATDSDELDLKAGDIVYVLPFANPDEQDEGWVMGVKESHWLQNKNLLAKGVFPENFTQKL
- the bin1b gene encoding myc box-dependent-interacting protein 1b isoform X2 produces the protein MAEVGKGVNAGKLASNVQKRITRAQEKVLQKLGKADETKDTAFEEEVAKFNKQLADGTKLQKDLKAYMAAVKTMHECSKRLQDCLAEMYDPEWFGKEEVDSIAEEMIEKEMDNNLEDTDLLWQDFHQNLVDNALISMDTYLAQFPDIRARIAKRERKLVDFDSARHHFASIQKSKKKDEAKIAKPLALVERAAPGWAQGIITAHQIAQTNLSRSQAEEELGRAQKVFEEINYDLQEELPTLWDSRVGIYVNTFQSVAGLEEKFHRDMGKLNQNLSDIMTKLDEQRLANEEAANHNLSESGSDAPKSPAKSREGPPVSRPPRPASSQEVKQDNIINLLEDAVVPDINCSTQPQEASWKPDQTPAADPSQQWDLDEEAAAQTYGQQPWEDEVAPAVQPYEAPHWGEQNSVSAQSGWRSETAAPAQPDWEDDGAERWGKEGSQVGQMQDVDTNWGSGAVQAWEAESEPPQWEELQSNEVPTVTNGSSDGELPPSVLYKVKVLHDYGATDSDELDLKAGDIVYVLPFANPDEQDEGWVMGVKESHWLQNKNLLAKGVFPENFTQKL
- the bin1b gene encoding myc box-dependent-interacting protein 1b isoform X4; translated protein: MAEVGKGVNAGKLASNVQKRITRAQEKVLQKLGKADETKDTAFEEEVAKFNKQLADGTKLQKDLKAYMAAVKTMHECSKRLQDCLAEMYDPEWFGKEEVDSIAEEMIEKEMDNNLEDTDLLWQDFHQNLVDNALISMDTYLAQFPDIRARIAKRERKLVDFDSARHHFASIQKSKKKDEAKIAKAEEELGRAQKVFEEINYDLQEELPTLWDSRVGIYVNTFQSVAGLEEKFHRDMGKLNQNLSDIMTKLDEQRLAKKSVPTASTGKSEEAANHNLSESGSDAPKSPAKSREGPPVSRPPRPASSQEVKQDNIINLLEDAVVPDINCSTQPQEASWKPDQTPAADPSQQWDLDEEAAAQTYGQQPWEDEVAPAVQPYEAPHWGEQNSVSAQSGWRSETAAPAQPDWEDDGAERWGKEGSQVGQMQDVDTNWGSGAVQAWEAESEPPQWEELQSNEVPTVTNGSSDGELPPSVLYKVKVLHDYGATDSDELDLKAGDIVYVLPFANPDEQDEGWVMGVKESHWLQNKNLLAKGVFPENFTQKL
- the bin1b gene encoding myc box-dependent-interacting protein 1b isoform X5; translated protein: MAEVGKGVNAGKLASNVQKRITRAQEKVLQKLGKADETKDTAFEEEVAKFNKQLADGTKLQKDLKAYMAAVKTMHECSKRLQDCLAEMYDPEWFGKEEVDSIAEDTDLLWQDFHQNLVDNALISMDTYLAQFPDIRARIAKRERKLVDFDSARHHFASIQKSKKKDEAKIAKAEEELGRAQKVFEEINYDLQEELPTLWDSRVGIYVNTFQSVAGLEEKFHRDMGKLNQNLSDIMTKLDEQRLAKKSVPTASTGKSEEAANHNLSESGSDAPKSPAKSREGPPVSRPPRPASSQEVKQDNIINLLEDAVVPDINCSTQPQEASWKPDQTPAADPSQQWDLDEEAAAQTYGQQPWEDEVAPAVQPYEAPHWGEQNSVSAQSGWRSETAAPAQPDWEDDGAERWGKEGSQVGQMQDVDTNWGSGAVQAWEAESEPPQWEELQSNEVPTVTNGSSDGELPPSVLYKVKVLHDYGATDSDELDLKAGDIVYVLPFANPDEQDEGWVMGVKESHWLQNKNLLAKGVFPENFTQKL
- the bin1b gene encoding myc box-dependent-interacting protein 1b isoform X7; protein product: MAEVGKGVNAGKLASNVQKRITRAQEKVLQKLGKADETKDTAFEEEVAKFNKQLADGTKLQKDLKAYMAAVKTMHECSKRLQDCLAEMYDPEWFGKEEVDSIAEEMIEKEMDNNLEDTDLLWQDFHQNLVDNALISMDTYLAQFPDIRARIAKRERKLVDFDSARHHFASIQKSKKKDEAKIAKPLALVERAAPGWAQGIITAHQIAQTNLSRSQAEEELGRAQKVFEEINYDLQEELPTLWDSRVGIYVNTFQSVAGLEEKFHRDMGKLNQNLSDIMTKLDEQRLAKKSVPTASTGKSEEAANHNLSESGSDAPKSPAKNEVPTVTNGSSDGELPPSVLYKVKVLHDYGATDSDELDLKAGDIVYVLPFANPDEQDEGWVMGVKESHWLQNKNLLAKGVFPENFTQKL